Proteins from a genomic interval of Callospermophilus lateralis isolate mCalLat2 chromosome 1, mCalLat2.hap1, whole genome shotgun sequence:
- the Scarf2 gene encoding scavenger receptor class F member 2, with product MEGAGSRGAWPVRRRGSGNLLPLPPLLLLLLWLLPRTATPQELNPRGRNVCRAPGSQVPTCCAGWRQQGDECGIAVCKGNSTCSENEVCVRPGECRCRHGYFGANCDTKCPRQFWGPDCKERCSCHPHGQCEDVTGQCTCHARRWGARCEHACQCQHGTCHPRSGACRCEPGWWGSQCASACYCSATSRCDPQTGACLCHAGWWGRSCNNQCACNSSPCEQQSGRCQCRERTFGARCDRYCQCFRGRCHPVDGTCACDPGYRGKYCREPCPAGFYGLGCRRRCGQCKGQQPCTVAEGRCLTCEPGWNGTKCDQPCATGFYGEGCGHRCPPCRDGHACNHVTGKCTRCNAGWIGDRCETKCSNGTYGEDCAFVCADCGSGHCDFQSGRCLCSPGVHGPHCNVTCPPGLHGVDCAQACSCHEDSCDPVTGACRLETNQRKGVMGAGALLALLLGLLLSLLGCCCACRGKEPSRRELSLGRKKAPQRLCGRFSRISMKLPRIPLRRQKLPKVVVAHHDLDNTLNCSFLEPPSGLEQPSPSWSSRASFSSFDTTDEGPVYCVPHEEVAADSRDSEAPIAPAEALAPSPAPLSTPASAEEATPLPASSDSERSASSVEGPGGALYARVARREARPARARAEAGGLSLSPSPERRKPPPPDPATKPKVSWIHRKHGAAAAARAPSPPPQGPETAPSPSKRKRTPSDTSARPEEPGSPRARDPTPRPPGLAEEASALVTPSPPQARARGRGPGLLEPTDAVGPPRSAPEAASMLAAELRGKTRSLGRVEGALGAQSPREKPAPPQKAKRSVLPASPARGSLVPEVTGPEKAVAGALAPETPRKKTPIQKPPRKKSREAAGELSRVGAPTL from the exons ATGGAGGGCGCAGGGTCCCGGGGGGCCTGGCCGGTGCGGCGCCGGGGATCCGGGAATCTGCTGCCTCTGCCTccgctgctgctactgctgctctGGCTGCTACCCCGTACCGCGACGCCCCAGGAGCTGAACCCGCGCGGTCGCAACGTGTGCCGCGCGCCGGG CTCTCAGGTGCCCACGTGCTGCGCTGGCTGGAGGCAGCAGGGGGATGAATGTGGGATCG CGGTTTGTAAAGGCAATTCCACGTGCTCAGAGAACGAGGTGTGCGTGCGACCGGGCGAGTGCCGCTGCCGCCATGGCTACTTCGGTGCCAACTGCGACACTA AGTGTCCGCGCCAGTTTTGGGGCCCAGACTGCAAGGAGCGATGTAGCTGCCACCCGCATGGGCAGTGTGAAGACGTGACCGGCCAGTGTACGTGTCACGCGCGGCGCTGGGGTGCGCGCTGCGAGCATGCGTGTCAGTGCCAGCATGGCACGTGCCACCCGCGGAGCGGCGCATGCCGGTGTGAACCCGGCTGGTGGGGCTCTCAGTGCGCTAGTGCGTGCTACTGCAGTGCCACATCGCGCTGCGACCCACAGACAGGAGCCTGCCTGTGCCATGCAGGCTGGTGGGGCCGCAGCTGCAACAATCAGTGCGCCTGTAACTCGTCGCCCTGCGAGCAGCAGAGCGGCCGCTGCCAGTGCCGGGAACGCACGTTCGGCGCGCGTTGCGATCGTTATTGCCAGTGCTTCCGCGGCCGCTGCCACCCTGTGGACGGCACGTGCGCCTGCGACCCGGGCTACCGCGGCAAGTACTGTCGCGAGCCGTGCCCCGCCGGCTTCTATGGCCTGGGCTGTCGCCGCCG GTGCGGCCAATGCAAGGGCCAGCAGCCATGTACCGTCGCCGAGGGCCGCTGCCTGACGTGCGAGCCCGGCTGGAATGGAACCAAATGCGACCAGCCTTGTGCCACGGGCTTCTATGGCGAGGGCTGCGGCCATCGCTGCCCTCCCTGCCGCGATGGCCATGCCTGCAACCATGTCACCGGCAAGTGTACGCGCTGCAATGCAGGCTGGATAGGCGACCG GTGCGAGACCAAGTGCAGCAATGGCACTTATGGAGAGGATTGTGCTTTCGTGTGCGCCGATTGCGGAAGCGGTCACTGTGACTTTCAGTCGGGGCGCTGTCTTTGCAGTCCTGGTGTCCACGGGCCCCA CTGTAATGTGACGTGCCCGCCTGGGCTCCACGGCGTGGACTGCGCCCAAGCTTGCAGCTGCCACGAGGACTCGTGTGACCCGGTTACCGGTGCCTGCCGCCTGG AGACCAACCAGCGCAAGGGTGTAATGGGCGCAGGAGCGCTGCTCGCCCTTCTCCTCGGCCTGCTGCTCTCTCTGCTAGGCTGCTGCTGCGCGTGCCGCGGCAAGGAACCCTCCCGCAG GGAGCTCTCGCTTGGAAGGAAGAAGGCGCCTCAACGCCTTTGTGGGCGCTTCAGCCGTATTAGCATGAAGCTGCCCCGGATCCCACTCCGCAGGCAGAAACTGCCCAAAGTCGTAG TGGCCCATCACGACCTGGACAACACCCTCAACTGCAGCTTCCTGGAACCTCCCTCAGGACTGGAGCAGCCCTCACCATCATGGTCTTCCAGGGCCTCCTTCTCCTCATTTGATACCACAGATGAAGGCCCTGTGTACTGTGTACCCCATGAGG AGGTTGCAGCTGACAGCCGAGACTCAGAGGCCCCCATTGCTCCTGCCGAGGCTCTGGCACCTTCCCCTGCACCCTTGAGCACTCCCGCATCAGCAGAGGAAGCAACTCCCCTCCCTGCATCTTCCGACAGCGAGCGGTCAGCTTCCAGCGTGGAAGGGCCGGGCGGGGCGCTATACGCTCGCGTAGCCCGGCGCGAGGCCCGGCCGGCCCGGGCCCGGGCCGAGGCTGGGGGCTTGTCCCTGTCGCCATCGCCCGAGCGCAGAAAGCCGCCGCCACCTGACCCCGCCACCAAGCCCAAGGTGTCCTGGATCCACCGCAAGCATGGCGCAGCCGCCGCGGCCCGAGCGCCCTCGCCGCCACCTCAGGGCCCCGAGACTGCGCCTAGCCCCAGCAAAAGAAAACGGACACCCAGCGACACGTCGGCGCGGCCTGAAGAGCCCGGCAGCCCACGGGCCCGCGACCCGACGCCAAGGCCCCCCGGGCTGGCCGAGGAGGCTTCAGCCCTAGTCACTCCCTCGCCGCCCCAGGCCCGAGCGCGGGGCCGCGGCCCCGGCCTCTTGGAGCCTACGGACGCCGTTGGTCCCCCACGCAGCGCGCCCGAGGCCGCATCTATGCTGGCGGCAGAGCTGCGTGGCAAGACTCGCAGCTTGGGCCGCGTCGAGGGGGCCCTAGGCGCACAGAGTCCCCGGGAGAAGCCGGCGCCGCCGCAGAAGGCCAAGCGCTCTGTGCTGCCCGCCTCGCCGGCCCGAGGATCCCTTGTGCCGGAGGTAACTGGGCCAGAGAAGGCGGTGGCCGGAGCGCTGGCGCCCGAGACCCCTCGgaagaagacccctatccaaaaacCGCCACGCAAGAAGAGCCGGGAGGCGGCGGGCGAGCTGAGCAGGGTGGGAGCTCCCACCCTGTAG